The window TCGAGCCGGGCAAGGCGGTCGCCACCCGTGCCGCGTCCGGCAAGGTCCTCCAGTCGCTCGGCGCGGTCGTCCCCGAGCTGTGGGGCGGCTCGGCCGACCTGGCCGGTTCGAACAACACCACCATCGACAAGACGTCGTCGTTCCTCCCGAAGGGCAACCCGCTGCCGGAGGCCGACCCGTACGGCCGGACGATCCACTTCGGCATCCGCGAGTTCTCCATGGCCGCGGAGATGAACGGCATCGCCCTGCACGGCAACACCCGGATCTACGGCGGCACCTTCCTGGTGTTCTCCGACTACATGCGCAACGCGGTGCGGATGTCGGCCCTGATGCAGCTCCCGGTGACCTACGTGTGGACGCACGACTCGGTCGGTCTGGGCGAGGACGGCCCGACCCACCAGCCGGTCGAGCACCTGGCCGCGCTGCGGGCCATCCCGGGCCTGAACGTCGTACGCCCGGCCGACGCGAACGAGACCGCGACCGTCTGGGCCGAGATCCTCAGGCGGCACACCACCGATCCCGCCCCGCACGGCCTCGCACTCACCCGCCAGGGCGTGCCCACGTATGCGCCGAACCCGGACGCGGCGCGCGGCGGCTACGTCCTGGCCGACTCCTCGACCGAGGTGCCGGACGTGGTGATCGTCGCCACGGGCTCCGAGGTGCAGCTCGCCGTCGCCGCCCGTGAGGCCCTGGAGGCCGAGGGGGTAGGCACCCGGGTGGTGTCGATGCCGTCGGTGGAGTGGTTCGAGGAGCAGCCGCGCGAGTACCGCGAGCGGGTGCTGCCGCCGTCCGTGAAGGCCCGGGTCGCGGTCGAGGCCGGGATCGGCCTGACCTGGCACCGGTTCGTGGGGGACGCGGGACGCATCGTCTCCCTGGAGCACTTCGGCGCCTCCGCCGACGCCGGAACCCTGTTCGCCGAGTTCGGCTTCACCTCCGAGAACGTCGCCGCCGCGGCCCGCGAGTCCCTCGCCGCCGCGCGTGGCTGACCCGAACGCCCGAAAGAAGATGATCACTGTGAGCGAAGCGACCGCGAGCGCGGGAGCACTCAAGCGCCTCTCCGACGAGGGCGTGTCGATCTGGCTCGACGACCTGTCGCGCCGGCGGATCGAGTCCGGCAACCTGGCCGAGCTCGTCGCCACGAGGAACGTCGTCGGCGTCACCACCAACCCGTCCATCTTCCAGGCCGCCATCGGTTCGGGCGAGGGCTACGAGGCGCAGCTCGCCGACCTGGCGGTGCGGGGCGTCACGGTCGACGAGGCCGTCCGGATGATGACCACCGCCGACGTCCGCTCCGCCGCCGACATCCTGCGGCCGGTGTACGACGCCACCGGCGGGCGGGACGGCCGGGTCTCCATCGAGGTCGACCCGCGCCTCGCCCACGACACCACGGCGACCGTCGCCGAGGCCCGTCAGCTGGCCTGGCTGGTGGACCGCCCGAACGTGATGATCAAGATCCCGGCGACGCAGGCCGGCCTGCCGGCCATCACCGAGGTGATCGGCGCGGGCATCAGCGTGAACGTGACGCTGATCTTCTCGCTGGAGCGCTACCGCGAGGTCATGGACGCCTATGTCGCCGGCCTGGAGAAGGCCCAGGCGGCCGGTCTCGACCTGTCGGACATCCACTCGGTGGCCTCCTTCTTCGTCTCCCGCGTCGACTCCGAGATCGACAAGCGGCTGACGCTGCTGGGCACGGACGAGGCCCTCGCGCTGAAGGGCCGGGCGGCCCTGGCCAACGCGCGGCTCGCCTACGAGGCGTACGAGCAGGTATTCGCCGGGGCCCGCTGGCAGGCGCTGGGCGGGGCCCGCGCGAACCGGCAGCGCCCCCTTTGGGCCTCCACCGGTGTGAAGGACCCGGCATACAAGGACACCCTGTACGTGGACGATCTGGTCGCCCCCGGCACGGTCAACACCATGCCGGAGGCCACGCTGAACGCCGTCGCCGACCACGGTGACGTCCAGGGCGACACGGTCACCGGCGGTTATGCCCAGGCCCGCGCCGACCTGGCGGCCGTCGAGCGGCTCGGCATCGGGTACGACGAGGTGGTGCGGCAACTGGAGAACGAGGGCGTGGCCAAGTTCGAGGTGGCCTGGCAGGACCTGCTGGACGCGGTCACCAAGTCCTTGAACGACAAGGGAGTTGACGCGGAATGAGCGAGGGCATCCCCCAGACGGCCATCCCCCAGACGGCCGAACAGGAGACCAAGGGGACCAAGGAGGAGAAGGAGGCCGTGGCGGCCCAGGAGGCGGCCGGGGTCGAGCCGACCGGGGTGGACGGCGCGGCCCGGGCCGTCGTCCCGCCCACGGAGTTCACCGAGGCCGACTTCGTCAACCCTCTGCGCGACGCGCGCGACCGCCGACTGCCGAGGATCGCGGGCCCGTCCGGGCTCGTCATCTTCGGCGTGACCGGCGACCTGTCCCGCAAGAAGCTGATGCCGGCCGTGTACGACCTGGCCAACCGCGGTCTGCTGCCGCCGGGCTTCTCGCTGGTGGGCTTCGCCCGCCGGGACTGGGAGGACCAGGACTTCGCGCAGGTGGTGCACGACGCGGTCCGTGAGCACGCCCGGACCCCGTTCCGCGAGGAGGTCTGGCAGCAGCTCTCCGAGGGCATGCGGTTCATCCCGGGCGACTTCGACGACGACATGGCGTTCAAGCAGCTGCGCTCCGCCGTCGAGGAGCTGGACGCCTCCCGGGGCACCAGCGGCAACTACGCCTTCTACCTCTCGGTGCCGCCGAAGTTCTTCCCGAAGGTCGCCCAGCAGCTCAAGAAGCACGGGCTGGCGAACGCCCCCGACGGCTCCTGGCGCCGCGCGGTCATCGAAAAGCCGTTCGGGCACGATCTGGAGTCGGCCGAGGAGCTGAACACGATCGTGCACGACGTGTTCGACCCGGAGCAGGTCTTCCGGATCGACCACTACCTGGGCAAGGAGACCGTCCAGAACATCCTGGCGCTGCGCTTCGCCAACCAGATGTTCGAACCGATCTGGAACCGGTCGTACGTCGACCATGTGCAGATCACCATGGCCGAGGACATCGGCATCGGCGGCCGCGCGGGGTACTACGACGGGATCGGCGCCGCCCGTGACGTCATCCAGAACCATCTGCTCCAGCTGATGGCGCTCACCGCGATGGAGGAGCCGGCCGCCTTCGACGCGGCGTCGCTGCTCACCGAGAAGCTCAAGGTGCTGCGGGCCGTGCAGTTGCCGGAGGACCTCGGGAAGAACACCGTGCGCGGGCAGTACGCGGCGGCCTGGCAGGGCGGCGCGAAGGTCGGCGGCTATCTGGACGAGGACGGCATCGACGCCTCGTCGAAGACCGACACCTACGCCGCGATCAGGCTCCAGGTGGACAACCGCCGCTGGGCGGGCGTCCCGTTCTACCTGCGCACCGGCAAGCGGCTCGGCCGCCGGGTGACGGAGATCGCCGTGGTGTTCCAGCGGGCCCCGCACTCCCCGTTCGACTCCACCGCGACCGAGGAGCTCGGCGCCAACGCGATCGTCATCCGCGTACAGCCGGACGAGGGCATGACGGTCCGGTTCGGATCCAAGGTGCCGGGTACGTCGATGGAGATCCGGGACGTGACGATGGACTTCGCCTACGGCGAGTCGTTCACCGAATCGAGCCCGGAGGCGTACGAACGGCTGATCCTTGACGTCCTCCTGGGCGACGCCAATCTGTTCCCCCGTCACCAGGAAGTGGAAGAGTCCTGGAAGATCCTCGACCCGATCGAGCGCTACTGGGCCACGCACGGCAGGCCGGCGCAGTACGCCTCGGGGAGCTGGGGACCCGCGGAAGCCGACGAGATGCTCGCACGAGACGGACGGAGCTGGCGCAGGCCATGAAGATCGACCTGACCGACACCACGGCAAGCAAGATCAACAAGGCGCTGGTGCAGGGGCGCCGGGCCATCGGCACTCCCGCCGTGGGCATGGTCCTGACGATGGTGATCGTCACGGACGAGGAGAACGCCTACGACGCGATCAAGGCGGCCGAGGAGGCGTCGCACGAGCACCCCTCGCGCACCCTGGTCGTCATCAAGCGGCACGCCCGCACCCCGCGCGACCGCCAGTCCTCCCGGCTGGACGCCGAGGTCCGGGTGGGCGCCGACGCGGGCACCGGCGAGACGGTGATCCTGCGGACCTACGGCGAGGTGTCCGACCACGCCGACTCGGTGGTGCTGCCGCTGCTGCTGCCGGACGCGCCGGTGGTGGTGTGGTGGCCGGTGGACGCCCCCGAGGTGCCCTCCAAGGACCCGCTGGGGGCGCTGGCCCAGCGGCGGATCACCGACCTGTACGCCGTGGAGAACCCCCTGGAGACGCTGCGGGCCCGGGTCCGCTCCTACGCGCCCGGCGACACCGACCTCGCCTGGACCCGGCTGACGCCCTGGCGTTCGATGCTGGCGGCGGCGCTGGACCAGGCCCGGGCGCGGATCACCTCGGCGGCCGTGGAGGCCGAGGCCGAGAACCCGGCCGCCGAGCTGCTGGCCCGCTGGCTGGAGGCCCGGCTGCACGTCTCGGTCGACCGGGTGGTCACCGCCGGGCCGGTCGTCACGGCCGTGCGTCTGGGCACCGAGAACGGCGAGATCGTCATCGACCGCCCCGAGGGCCCGCTGGCCACGCTGACCCTGCCGGGCCAGCCCTCCCGCACCCTGGCACTGAAGGTCCGTGCCACCTCCGAACTCATCGCCGAGGAGCTCAGGCGCCTCGACGCCGACGAGATGTACGCCATCGCCCTGAACGGCGAGGCAACCGAGGAGACCCCCGCTCATGTCTGACTCCCCCTCCGGCTCCCCCGAGCTCACCCGGCGGCCCGAGTGGACCGCCCTGGAGGACCACCGCAAGGACGCCCTGCCGCAGCCCGACCTGCGTGAGCTGTTCGCGGCCGACCCGGGGCGCGCCGAGCGCTACGTCGTCCGCGTGGGCGATCTGCGCATCGACTACTCCAAGCACCTGGTCACCGACGAGACGCTGGCCCTGCTCCAGGAGCTGGCCGCCGCCACCGACGTGTTCGGGCTGCGCGACGCGATGTTCCGCGGCGAGCGGATCAACGTCACCGAGGACCGTGCCGTGCTGCACACCGCGCTGCGCGCCCCGCGGGACGCGGTGGTCGAGGTCGACGGCGAGAACGTCGTCCCGGGTGTGCACGCGGTGCTGGACAAGATGGCCGGCTTCGCCGACCGCGTCCGCTCCGGGGAGTGGACCGGCCACACCGGCAAGCGCATCCGCAACGTCGTCAACATCGGCATCGGCGGCTCCGACCTGGGCCCGGCGATGGCGTACGAGGCGCTGCGGCCGTTCACCGACCGGGAGCTGACGTTCCGCTTCGTGTCGAACGTGGACGGCTCCGACCTCCACGAGGCCGTGCGCGACCTGGACCCGGCGGAGACGCTGTTCATCGTCGCGTCCAAGACCTTCACCACCATCGAGACGATCACCAACGCGACCTCGGCGCGCTCCTGGCTGCTCAAGGGCCTGGGCGGCGACGAGAAGGCGGTCGCGAAGCACTTCGTGGCGCTCTCGACGAACTCCGAGAAGGTCGCCGGGTTCGGCATCGACGTCGACAACATGTTCGAGTTCTGGGACTGGGTCGGCGGCCGCTACTCGTACGACTCCGCGATCGGCCTGTCCCTGATGATCGCCATCGGCCCGGACCGCTTCCGGGAGATGCTCGACGGCTTCCGCATCGTCGACGAGCACTTCCGCAACGCCCCCGCCGAGGCCAACGCCCCGCTGCTGCTGGGCCTGCTCGGCATCTGGTACGGCAACTTCCACGACGCCCAGTCGCACGCGGTGCTGCCCTACAGCCACTACCTGTCCAAGTTCACCGCCTACCTCCAGCAGCTCGACATGGAGTCCAACGGCAAGTCGGTGGACCGCGAGGGCCGGCCCGTGCGGTGGCAGACGGGGCCGGTGGTGTGGGGCACGCCCGGCACCAACGGGCAGCACGCCTACTACCAGCTCATCCACCAGGGCACCAAGCTCATCCCGGCGGACTTCATCGGCTTCGCCCGGCCCGTCGCCGAACTGAGCGACGGACTGAAGGCACAGCACGACCTGCTGATGGCCAATCTGTTCGCGCAGGGGCAGGCGCTCGCCTTCGGCAAGACCGCCGAGGAGGTGCGGGCCGAGGGCGTGCCCGAGGAGCAGGTGCCGCACCGCACCTTCCGGGGCAACCACCCGACCACGACGATCCTGGCCGGCGAACTGACCCCGTCGGTCCTCGGCCAGCTGGTCGCCCTCTACGAGCACAAGGTGTTCGTGCAGGGCGCGGTGTGGAACATCGACTCCTTCGACCAGTGGGGCGTCGAGCTCGGCAAGGTCCTCGCCAAGCGCGTCGAGCCCGCCCTGACCGAGGGCGCCGATGTCCCCGGTCTCGACCCGTCCACGGCCGCGCTGGTGGCCGCCTACCGCAATCTTCGGGAAGTGAACTGACATGCAGATCGGACTTGTGGGTCTCGGCAAGATGGGCGGCAACATGCGCGAGCGCCTGCGCAACGCCGGCCACACCGTCATCGGCTACGACACCAACCCCGAGAAGTCGGACGCCGACAGCCTGGCCGACCTCGTCAACCAGCTCGACGCGCCGCGCACGGTCTGGGTCATGGTCCCGGCCGGCGACGCCACCCAGCACGTCATCGACCAGCTCGCGGGCCTCCTCAAGCCGTACGACACGGTCGTCGACGGCGGCAACTCCCGCTGGACGGACGACGAGAAGCACGCCGAGGAGCTGGGCAAGCGCGGCATCGGCTTCGTCGACGCCGGTGTCTCCGGCGGCGTGTGGGGCCTGAAGAACGGCTACGCCCTGATGGTCGGCGGCGAGAAGGAGTACGTCGACCCGCTGCGGCCGATCTTCGAGGCGCTCAAGCCGGAGGGTCCGTACGGCTTCGTCCACGCGGGCAAGGTGGGCGCCGGGCACTTCGCGAAGATGGTCCACAACGGCATCGAGTACGCGATGATGCAAGCCTACGCCGAGGGCTGGGAGCTGCTGGAGGCCGTGGACTCGGTGGACAACGTCCGCGAGGTGTTCCGCTCCTGGCAGGAGGGCACCGTCATCCGCTCCTGGCTGCTGGATCTGGCGGTGGACGCCCTGGACGAGGACGAGCACCTGGAGGAGCTCCGGGGCTATGCCCAGGACTCCGGCGAGGGACGCTGGACCGTGGAGGCCGCGATCGACAACTCCGTCCCGCTGCCCGCGATCACCGCCTCCCTCTTCTCCCGGTTCGCCTCCCGTCAGGACGACTCGCCGCAGATGAAGATGATCGCGGCACTGCGCAACCAGTTCGGCGGCCACGCCGTCGAGTCCGTGAAGAAGGCGTAGCACCGTGGGCGATCTGCTGATGGTCCGTCACGGCGAGACGGAGTGGAGCCGGAGCGGACAGCACACCAGCTTCACCGACCTGCCCCTCACCGCGCGCGGTGAGGAACAGGCCAAGTCGCTGGTTCCGCTGCTGGCGGGCCGCCCCTTCGCGCTGGTCCTCACGAGCCCCCTCACCCGCGCGGTGCGCACCGCCGAACTCGCGGGCCTGACGGGGGCCGTGCGGGACCCGGACCTGCACGAGTGGTACTACGGCGCCTACGAGGGCGTCACGAGCGACGAGATACACCGCACCCGCCCGGACTGGGACCTGTGGACCGACGGGGGCCCGGCCGGTGCCGACGGCGCGCCGGGCGAGTCCCCAAAGGAGGTCGGCGTGCGCGCCGACCGGGTGCTGTCCCGGGTGGCGGGGGCGCTGCCCGAGGGCGATGTGATGCTGGTGGCCCACGGCCACTTCCTTCGCGCCCTGACGGCCCGCCGCCTGGGCCTGACAGCGGCGGAGGGACGCCTGTTCCGGCTGGAGACGGGCACGGTCAGCCGGCTGTCGACCGAGCACGGACGGCCCGTGATCGCGGAGTGGAACGCGCGGGCGTAACGGACGTCGGCCGGGGGTGAGTTGACGCTGGGTTGACAGCCCCCGGCCGGGACGTCAGAGTCCCCGCTGATGGAGATCGACAATATGACATCCGCCGAGGAGCGGGTGTGGCGTGCCTTCGCGCGTGGCCAGGACGTGGACTTCCGTGAGTCGGCGGACGAGGATCCGGAGCGGGGCGCGGACTGGGGGCCCGAACGGACCGTACGCGCGGCCGTGTTGCGGGCCCTGCTGCTGAGCGCTCCGCAGGAGGACGGCGAGACGGCCACCCTCAGGCTCGGGGGTGCGCGGATCACCGGGGTGCTCGACCTCAAGTACAGCGAAATCGATCACGCCGTGCGCCTGAGTCACTGCTACTTCGAGAACGTCCCCGTGCTGTACGCGGCGCGTCTGCGCCAGCTGAACCTGCGCGACTCCGTCCTGCCCGGCCTGGACGCCGCAACCCTGCGGGTGGACGGCGTCCTGCGCATGTCGGACTGTCTGTTCGACGGGCCCGTGCGGCTCGGCGGCGCGCAGATCGCCGGGGCGCTGTTCCTGGACCGCGCCGACATCGGCGCACGGTCCGCCGGTCAGCCGGCGCTCCAGCTCAACCATGTGACCGTCGGGGACGGCCTGTCGGCGGCGGGCCTGCGGGCGCTGGGCGGGGTGCGTCTGACGGGCGCGTCGGTCGCCGGGTCCGTCGACCTGGGCCAGGCCCGGCTGGAAGGCGGCAGGGGCGAGGTCGTCCTCGACGCGGAGCTGGCCGCGGTGGAGGGCGACGTCCTGCTGCGCGGCGTGGACGTGCACGGCTGGATCGGCCTGCGCGGCGCCCGGATCGGGGGCCGCCTGGACCTGTCGCACGCGCGCCTGTCGAACCCCGGTGACGCGGCGCTGCGGGCCAGCAGCTGCACCATAGGAGAGGTCTGGCTGCGCAAGAGCCCGCCCATGGAGGGCACCCTCAATCTGCGGCGCGCCCAGGTGGACGTGCTGTGGCTGGAGCCGGACGTGGTCCCGGAGGAGGTCCTGCTCGACAGCCTCGTCTACACCTCCCTCACCCCGCACGCGCCCGCCGAACGCCGGCTCGCGATGCTGGAGCGGGACGGCGAGGGCTATGTCCCGCACGCCTACGAGCAGTTGACCGCCGCCTACCGGCGCATCGGCGACGACCACGCCGCCCGCCAGGTCCAGCTCGCCAAGCAGCGCCGCCACCGCGGCACCCTCCCCTGGTACGGCCGACTGTGGGGCTATGTCCAGGACGCCACCGTCGGCTACGGCTTCCGCCCCCTGCGGGCCGCGGGCTGGCTGGTGTCGCTGCTCGTGATCGGCTCCGTCGCCTACGCGCTGCACCACCCCCAGCCGCTGAAGACGGACGAGGCCCCGCAGTTCAACCCGGTGTTCTACACGCTGGATCTGCTCCTGCCCGTGATCTCCTTCGGACAGGAGGGGGCGTTCGCCCCCGCCGACGGCTACCAGTGGCTGTCCTACGCCCTGGTCCTCACCGGCTGGATCCTCGCCACCACGGTCGTCACCGGCATCACCAGGACCGTCAGCCGCCAGTGAGGGCCCGCACCGCGTGCTGGGCGGCCAGCCGTACCGGGGCGTTGGCGGCGCCGTAACCCCGGTAGCCGTCGTCGCGCTGGACCAGTTCGAAGAAGACGCGGCCGATGGTCCGGGTGTAGCAGTGGCGGAAGACGCCGTGCGCGTCGCGGTCGTAGAGGATGCCGAGGTCGCGGTAGGTCTCCAGCTCGCCGTCGGCGAACTCGAAGCGGGCGGCGAGGTCGTCGTAGTAGTTCGCGGGGACGGGCAGCAGCCGACCGCCGGCCTCGCGGAAGCGGCGGGCCGCGGCGACCACGTCGTCGGTGGCGAGGGCGATGTGCTGGGCCCGGCCGGTGTCGTCCGTGGGCGCGGCGCCGACGGTGAGGGCGATGCGGACGCTGCCGTCGGGGTTGGTGACGGCCCGGCTGCGCAGCAGTCCGTAGGGGTCGGCGACGTCGACGCTCTCCTGGGCGTGCAGTCCGAGCACCCCGCGGTGGAAGAGGGCCGCCTCGTCGAAGTGGTGCCAGGGCTGCGTGAGCGCGAGGTGGTCGATACGGCGGATGCCCGTGGGGGCGGGGGCCGGGCCGGTGTCCTCGAAGTCGGCCCGCCAGTCGGGCAGGCCGGGGCGGCCGGTGGCGCAGAAGAAGAGTTCCGTGCCGTCGGGGGCGGCGACCGCGTCCAGCGGGACGTCCTCGGGGCCGCGGCGGCGGGGCAGGACGGGTGCCAGCAGCGCCTCGGCACGCCGGGCCGCCGCGGCCGGGTCGGGTGACTCCAGCCCGATCGCGGCGAGCTGCGTGCCGTCACGGCGGACGGCCGGCCCGGTGTTGACGAGGATGCGGGCCTCGCCCTGCTCCCAGAGGGCGACGGGCTTGCCGCGGTGCCGGGCGGTGCGGGTGAAGCCGAGGGAGCCGAGCAGGGCGGTGAGGGGCTCGGCGTCGGGCGTGACCAGCTCGGCGAAGGCGACGCCGGTGGGGACGACGGGGTCGGGCAGGGCGGCCCGGCCGACGCTCTCCTGGAGGACCAGCAGGGAACGCCGGGCGTCCACGGCGGTCGGGCCGGCGTCGGCCTGGCGGAAGACGTCGTTGAAGACCTCCAGGGAGAGCGGGCCGTCGTAGCCGGTGCTCAGGACGTGCCGCACCAGGCCCGCGACGTCGAAGCCGCCCTGGCCGGGGAAGCAGCGGTAGTGGCGGCTCCACTGGAGGACGTCCATGGCGAGCAGCGGGGCGTCGGCGAGCTGGAGGAAGAAGATCTTCTCGCCGGGGATGTCCTCGATGCCCTTGGGGTCAGAGCCGCGCGAGAGGATGTGGAAACTGTCCAGGCAGGTGCCGAGCGCCGGATGCCCGGCCGCCTCGACGATGCGCCAGGCGTGGTCGTACGTGCTGACGTGCCGTCCCCAGGCGAGCGCCTCGTAGGCCACCCTGACGCCGGACTCCCGCGCGAGGTCGGCGAGCCGGCTGAGCTGCTCGGCGGCGAGGGCGTCGTCGTCCACCGCCTGCGGGGAGACGCTGGAGCAGACCAGGACGGTGTCGGCGCCGAGCCTGCGCATCAGCTCGAACTTGTGCCGGGCCCGCCGCAGGTTCCGGGCGAACTCGGCCTCGGGCACGGCCTCGATGTCCCGCATGGGCTGGAAGAGGTCGATGCTCAGGCCGAGATCGGCGCAGCGGGCGCGGATGTCCTCGGGGGTGAGGTGGCCGGCCAGCAGATCGTTCTCGAAGATCTCCACCCCGTCGAAGCCGGCCCGGGCCGCGGCGTCGAGTTTCCCGGTGAGGGATCCGCTGAGGGAGACGGTGGCGATGGACGTACGCACGTCGGTACCTCTTCTCTGGGCGTGTCGTTCGGACCCGGGCCCTTTAGTTCGGTGCCCCGACGGCCCCGGCCAGTTCGGTCAGGTCCGTCAGCATCCGCGCGGCGTCGGGTTCCCGCCCGGTGAACAGGCGGAACGCGTCGGCGGCCTGGAAGGCGGCCATACCGCCGCCGTCGAGGGTGGCGCAGCCCAGCGCGCGGGCGGTGCGCAGCAGTTCGGTCTCCAGCGGGCGGTAGACCACCTCGGCGACCCACAGCCCGGGGTGGAGCAGGTCGGCCGGCAGGGGCAGGCCGGGGTGGGCGGCCATGCCGGTGGGCGTGGCGTGGACGATGCCGTCGGCGTGCGCGAGCAGCTCGGCCTGCCGTTCCGGGGGCGCGGCGGCCGCACGGCCCTCACCGAAGGCGCGGTTCAGGGAGCCGGCCAGGGCGGCGGCCCGTTCGGGCAGCGCGTCGACGACGGTGACCCGCTCGGCGCCGAGGGTGAGCGTGGCGTGCGCGACGGCCGCGCCCGCACCGCCCGCGCCCAGCTGCACGACCCGCTCCAGCGGTGCGTCGGGCAGTCCGCGCGCGAAGGACGCGGCGAAGCCGGTGACGTCCGTGTTGTGGCCGGTGGCGCGGCCGTCCTCGAAGACGACGGTGTTGACCGCGCCCAGCGCCTCCGCCTGCGGGGCGAGCGCGTCCAGATGCTCGATGACGAGCTGCTTGCAGGGATGCGTGATGTTGAGCCCGTCGAAGCCCAGGTCGCGGGCGGCCCGCACCAGATCGCCCACCGCCTCGGGCGGCACCCCGAGCGGATCGATGTCGATGAGCCGGTACAGCAGGCGCAGGCCCTGGCGGTCGCCCTCCCGCTCGTGCAGCGCCGGACTGAGTGAGGGGCCGATGCCGGAACCGATCAGTCCGACGAGATACGAGTCCTTGGGCACACGGGCCTCCCGAGCAGCTACCTAATGTACGAACCAGTACGTTAGCTATATCAGCCGAGGACGGGCCCGGGAAGACCCCGCAGACGGACGGGCCCCTGCTTCTACAATCACCGGCACCGGCCCCTCCGCCCGAAGGAACCTGATGACCAGCGTCGAAGAACCGGCACGTCCTGGCGAGCGCATCCGTGACGCCGCCCGCACCCAGGCCGAGATCCTCGACGTCGCCACCCAGGAGTTCGCCCGGGCCGGCTACGACGGGGCCCGGGTGGACGAGATCGCCGCCCGCACCCGCACCACGAAGCGGATGATCTACTACTACTTCGGCGGCAAGGAACAGCTCTTCACCTCCGTGCTGGAACGGGCGTACGGCGTGATCCGGGAGGCCGAGCAGCAGCTCGACGTCGACCATCTGGATCCCGTGGCGGCGATCCGGCGGCTGGCCGAGGTGACCTTCGACCACCACGAGCAGCACCCGGACTTCATCCGCCTGGTCAGCATCGAGAACATCCACGAGGCGCAGCACATCGCCGCCTCCGAGAAGCTCGGCAAGATCGGCTCC of the Streptomyces koelreuteriae genome contains:
- a CDS encoding bifunctional sugar phosphate isomerase/epimerase/4-hydroxyphenylpyruvate dioxygenase family protein, which produces MRTSIATVSLSGSLTGKLDAAARAGFDGVEIFENDLLAGHLTPEDIRARCADLGLSIDLFQPMRDIEAVPEAEFARNLRRARHKFELMRRLGADTVLVCSSVSPQAVDDDALAAEQLSRLADLARESGVRVAYEALAWGRHVSTYDHAWRIVEAAGHPALGTCLDSFHILSRGSDPKGIEDIPGEKIFFLQLADAPLLAMDVLQWSRHYRCFPGQGGFDVAGLVRHVLSTGYDGPLSLEVFNDVFRQADAGPTAVDARRSLLVLQESVGRAALPDPVVPTGVAFAELVTPDAEPLTALLGSLGFTRTARHRGKPVALWEQGEARILVNTGPAVRRDGTQLAAIGLESPDPAAAARRAEALLAPVLPRRRGPEDVPLDAVAAPDGTELFFCATGRPGLPDWRADFEDTGPAPAPTGIRRIDHLALTQPWHHFDEAALFHRGVLGLHAQESVDVADPYGLLRSRAVTNPDGSVRIALTVGAAPTDDTGRAQHIALATDDVVAAARRFREAGGRLLPVPANYYDDLAARFEFADGELETYRDLGILYDRDAHGVFRHCYTRTIGRVFFELVQRDDGYRGYGAANAPVRLAAQHAVRALTGG
- a CDS encoding shikimate dehydrogenase; this encodes MPKDSYLVGLIGSGIGPSLSPALHEREGDRQGLRLLYRLIDIDPLGVPPEAVGDLVRAARDLGFDGLNITHPCKQLVIEHLDALAPQAEALGAVNTVVFEDGRATGHNTDVTGFAASFARGLPDAPLERVVQLGAGGAGAAVAHATLTLGAERVTVVDALPERAAALAGSLNRAFGEGRAAAAPPERQAELLAHADGIVHATPTGMAAHPGLPLPADLLHPGLWVAEVVYRPLETELLRTARALGCATLDGGGMAAFQAADAFRLFTGREPDAARMLTDLTELAGAVGAPN
- a CDS encoding TetR/AcrR family transcriptional regulator, yielding MTSVEEPARPGERIRDAARTQAEILDVATQEFARAGYDGARVDEIAARTRTTKRMIYYYFGGKEQLFTSVLERAYGVIREAEQQLDVDHLDPVAAIRRLAEVTFDHHEQHPDFIRLVSIENIHEAQHIAASEKLGKIGSPALDVIRRILASGKESGLFTADVDAVDLHAMISSYCFFRVSNRHTFGALFGRDLLDRAQRAHYRTMLGDMVIAYLTAERTAG